The following proteins come from a genomic window of Oncorhynchus kisutch isolate 150728-3 unplaced genomic scaffold, Okis_V2 Okis06b-Okis10b_hom, whole genome shotgun sequence:
- the LOC109880722 gene encoding beta-galactoside-binding lectin, with product MSGVVVKNMSFKVGQTLTITGIPNSEATHFVINVGNSEDDLALHMNPRFDAHGDTRAVVCNSYHGGKWCEEHREGGFPFNQGEEFKINITFTKEQFLVSFPDGSDIHFPNRQGDEKYKYMHFDGDVRIQGVEIK from the exons ggTGTTGTGGTAAAGAACATGTCCTTCAAGGTGGGCCAGACCCTGACCATCACAGGGATCCCTAACTCTGAGGCAACACA ttTTGTCATCAACGTGGGCAACAGCGAGGATGACCTCGCCTTGCACATGAACCCTCGCTTCGACGCCCACGGAGACACCCGGGCCGTGGTGTGTAATTCCTACCATGGAGGCAAGTGGTGTGAGGAGCACAGAGAGGGAGGATTCCCCTTCAACCAGGGAGAGGAGTTTAAG ATAAATATCACCTTCACCAAGGAGCAGTTCCTAGTTTCTTTTCCCGATGGCTCTGATATCCACTTCCCCAATCGCCAAGGAGACGAGAAGTATAAATACATGCACTTTGACGGTGACGTCAGGATCCAGGGCGTCGAGATCAAGTAG